The following proteins are encoded in a genomic region of Sesamum indicum cultivar Zhongzhi No. 13 linkage group LG8, S_indicum_v1.0, whole genome shotgun sequence:
- the LOC105167753 gene encoding NADH dehydrogenase [ubiquinone] iron-sulfur protein 1, mitochondrial produces the protein MGLGQLASRALLRSTGLTASKPHRLLLRRAVVSTPELHNSEAAAVEAPPEPDLPKRTPVAGARVHFPNPDDAIEVFVDGYPVKIPKGMTVLQACEVAGVDIPRFCYHDRLSIAGNCRMCLVEVEKSPKPVASCAMPALPGMKIKTDTPLAKKAREGVMEFLLMNHPLDCPICDQGGECDLQDQSMAFGSDRGRFTEMKRSVVDKNLGPLVKTVMTRCIQCTRCVRFSTEIAGVQDLGMLGRGSGEEIGTYVEKLMTSELSGNVIDICPVGALTSKPFAFKARNWELKGTESIDVTDAVGSNIRIDSRGPEVMRILPRLNEDINEEWISDKTRFFYDGLKRQRLNDPMIRGADGRFKAVSWRDALAVVAEVIHQVRPQEIVGVAGKLSDAESMMALKDFLNKMGSNNIWCEGNGPSPNADLRSGYIMNTSISGLEKADVFLLVGTQPRVEAAMVNARIRKTVRATNAKVGYIGPSANFNYDHEHLGTGPETLTELAEGRHPFCSALSNAKNPAIIIGAGIFGRKDKDAIFSVVETIAKNINAVRPDWNGLNVLLLNAAQAAALDLGLVPESDKSIESAKFIYLMGADDENVDKLPDDAFVVYQGHHGDRGVYRANVILPASAFTEKEGTYANTEGCAQTTVPAVPTVGDARDDWKIIRALSEVAGVPLPYDTLSGIRSRIRTVAPNLLHVDEREPAAFSSAFLRPEVKDKPDKAPFETAVDNFYMTDSITRASKIMAQCSALLSKK, from the exons ATGGGACTCGGTCAACTCGCTTCTCGGGCCCTTTTGCGATCTACCGGGCTCACGGCCTCCAAACCCCATCGCCTCCTCCTCCGTCGCGCCGTCGTCTCCACGCCGGAGCTTCACAACTCCGAAGCAGCTGCTGTGGAGGCTCCGCCTGAACCAGATCTCCCGAAGAGGACTCCTGTGGCTGGCGCTAGGGTCCACTTCCCCAACCCGGATGACGCCATCGAGGTGTTCGTCGATGGGTACCCGGTCAAAATCCCTAAGGGAATGACAGTGCTTCAGGCCTGCGAGGTCGCCGGTGTTGATATCCCGAGGTTTTGTTATCACGACCGCCTCTCCATCGCCGGAAACTGCCGCATGTGCCTTGTCGAGGTCGAGAAATCGCCCAAGCCGGTCGCCTCCTGCGCCATGCCAGCTCTCCCAG GAATGAAAATCAAGACTGATACACCTCTTGCAAAGAAGGCAAGAGAAGGGGTGATGGAGTTTCTTTTGATGAATCATCCACTGGACTGCCCAATTTGTGATCAGGGAGGAGAGTGCGATCTCCAGGATCAGTCTATGGCTTTTGGTTCTGATCGAGGTCGTTTTACTGAAATGAAGAGATCAGTAGTTGATAAGAACCTTGGCCCATTGGTGAAGACTGTGATGACTCGGTGTATCCAGTGCACAAG ATGTGTGAGGTTTTCAACAGAAATAGCTGGTGTCCAAGATCTCGGCATGTTGGGTCGTGGCAGTGGAGAAGAAATTGGAACCTATGTAGAAAAACTTATGACAAGTGAATTGTCGGGGAATGTGATAGATATTTGTCCTGTCGGCGCTCTGACATCAAAGCCTTTTGCCTTTAAAGCCCGTAACTGGGAGCTAAAGGGAACAGAGAGCATTGATGTCACAGATGCAGTTGGTTCAAATATTCGCATTGATAGTAGAGGTCCTGAGGTCATGAGGATTCTGCCACGATTGAATGAG GACATTAATGAAGAATGGATATCAGATAAAACACGTTTCTTCTATGATGGTCTTAAGAGGCAAAGGCTAAATGATCCCATGATCCGCGGTGCAGATGGACGCTTTAAGGCTGTGAGCTGGCGTGATGCACTGGCAGTGGTCGCTGAGGTCATTCACCAAGTTAGGCCACAGGAAATTGTTGGAGTTGCTGGTAAGCTGTCTGATGCAGAATCTATGATGGCACTGAAGGACTTCTTAAATAAGATGGGGTCAAATAACATCTGGTGTGAAGGAAATGGCCCAAGTCCAAATGCTGACCTGCGTTCTGGATATATTATGAACACTAGCATCAGTGGATTGGAGAAAGCAGATGTTTTCCTTTTAGTTGGTACACAG CCAAGGGTAGAAGCTGCCATGGTGAATGCCAGAATTCGGAAAACAGTTCGAGCAACTAACGCTAAGGTTGGTTACATCGGCCCATCAGCTAATTTCAACTACGATCACGAACATCTTGGCACAGGCCCTGAAACACTAACTGAACTTGCTGAGGGACGCCATCCATTCTGTTCTGCCCTATCAAATGCTAAGAACCCTGCCATTATTATTGGGGCTGGAATATTCGGACGGAAGGACAAGGATGCAATTTTCTCAGTCGTCGAGACAATtgccaaaaatataaatgcagTACGACCTGATTGGAATGGGCTCAATGTGCTGCTGCTTAATGCTGCCCAAGCTGCTGCTCTGGACCTTGGGCTTGTGCCAGAGTCGGACAAAAGCATTGAATCTGCCAAGTTCATCTACTTGATGGGTGCTGACGATGAGAACGTGGATAAACTCCCTGATGATGCTTTTGTGGTTTACCAAGGTCACCATGGTGATCGTGGTGTGTATCGTGCCAATGTAATTTTACCAGCATCAGCTTTCACTGAGAAAGAAGGCACATATGCAAATACAGAGGGGTGTGCTCAAACGACCGTACCTGCAGTCCCAACAGTCGGCGATGCCCGGGATGACTGGAAAATAATTCGGGCATTGTCCGAGGTGGCAGGTGTTCCTCTGCCATACGACACACTCAGTGGTATTAGATCCCGAATAAGGACTGTGGCACCCAACCTTTTGCATGTTGACGAGAGAGAGCCTGCTGCATTTTCAAGTGCTTTCTTGAGACCTGAGGTCAAGGACAAGCCAGATAAGGCTCCTTTTGAAACTGCTGTCGACAACTTCTATATGACAGACTCAATCACTAGGGCATCAAAGATCATGGCACAATGCAGTGCATTGTTGTCGAAGAAGTGA
- the LOC105167755 gene encoding nicastrin, with protein sequence MDFKLSLLLSSLCFLALFRLSSSASGETKSFESVPDLEKSMYKEIEGFPCVRLLNLSGEIGCSNPGREKVVAPIVRFQNAKEFVGSAAILVSIDEFESLLSRVLKDSAFSSKVAGILVESSTPVQNARMGFSPDVKFPQAEFAPYQSNNFEWNPDGTGVMWKNYNFPVFLLSETSTSILQEAALMNEKSEMSYTENVAEFDLVMQTTKSSTHDSESCLKEGTCLPLGGYSVWSALPPINISSSLKAKPIILAMTSMDSASFFRDRSLGAESPISGLIALLAVVDALSHLDGLEELNKQLVFVVLTGESWGYLGSRRFFLESDKQSDAMKGLDLAMLEMVLEIGSVGKSFSQGNKTFFAHTAGAASSVNGTFNVLQRAQDSLVTESIMVKRASTTNPGVPPSSLMTFLRKKPQISGFVLEDFDSTFSNKFYHSHLDELSNISPSSIVAAASLVARTLYILAGGKDSAINTIKVNASLVEELLGCLLACEPGLSCGLVKHYISPSTTCPSHYVGVILGEPSSALYPAYAGDVSRFVWNFLADKTSISLRNVGSSCAKACSGVGELCIRGEADGKGVCVISTTRYVPAYSTRLKYESGSWIVLPNNSSDNMDVDDPVWTESNWDIIKVRMYRVQNSSYDYLILLLGIIVTLLAYILIEIAKSVIRKALKQE encoded by the exons ATGGACTTCAAGCTCTCGTTGTTGCTCTCCTCACTCTGCTTCCTTGCTCTCTTTCGCCTCTCTTCGTCAG CTTCAGGAGAGACAAAATCATTTGAGTCTGTTCCTGATCTTGAAAAGTCCATGTACAAAGAAATTGAGGGATTCCCGTGTGTACGACTGCTCAACCTCTCAGGGGAAATTGGTTGTTCAA ACCCTGGCCGTGAGAAAGTTGTTGCTCCAATTGTCAGATTTCAGAATGCAAAGGAGTTTGTTGGATCAGCTGCAATATTGGTTTCTATAGATGAATTTGAGAGCTTACTTTCAAG AGTATTAAAGGATTCAGCTTTTTCTAGCAAAGTAGCTGGGATTTTGGTTGAGTCAAGCACTCCGGTTCAAAATGCCAGAATGG GTTTTTCTCCAGATGTTAAGTTTCCACAGGCCGAATTTGCTCCATACCAAAGCAACAATTTTGAATGGAACCCAGAT GGTACTGGAGTTATGTggaagaattataattttcctgTGTTTTTGCTCTCCGAGACTAGCACATCAATCTTGCAAGAG GCTGCCTTAATGAATGAGAAGAGCGAAATGTCTTATACTGAAAATGTTGCTGAGTTTGATCTAGTTATGCAG ACCACAAAATCCAGTACTCATGATTCGGAATCTTGTTTGAAAGAAGGAACTTGTCTTCCTCTGGGTGGATACAG TGTCTGGTCAGCACTTCCACCAATCAACATTTCGTCTTCGCTAAAGGCAAAACCAATCATTCTGGCAATGACGTCTATGGATTCTGCATCTTTCTTCCGTGATAGAAGCCTCGGCGCTGAGTCCCCTATATCT GGATTAATTGCATTGCTTGCTGTGGTTGACGCGCTTTCCCATCTTGATGGCTTGGAAGAACTTAATAAACAG CTTGTTTTTGTGGTTCTAACTGGAGAATCCTGGGGCTACCTTGGTAGCCGGAGATTCTTTCTAGAATCTGATAAACAATCAGACGCCATGAAAGGACTCGATCTGGCAATGCTTGAAATG GTACTTGAAATTGGATCAGTTGGAAAGAGCTTTTCTCAGGGCAACAAGACATTTTTTGCTCATACTGCAGGG GCTGCATCCTCTGTTAATGGAACATTTAATGTGCTGCAACGTGCACAAGATTCCTTGGTAACTGAAAGCATTATGGTCAAAAGAGCCAGCACAACAAATCCTGGGGTTCCCCCATCCTCGCTAATGACATTTCTGAGGAAG AAACCCCAAATTTCTGGCTTTGTCTTGGAAGACTTTGACTCTACTTTTAGCAACAAGTTCTATCACAGTCATCTTGATGAACTAT CAAATATAAGCCCTTCATCCATTGTGGCAGCTGCTTCCCTTGTTGCTCGAACTCTATACATCCTTGCTGGTGGCAAAGATTCGGCTATAAATACTATAAAAGTCAATGCCTCTTTGGTGGAAGAACTTCTAGGTTGCCTATTAGCTTGTGAACCTGGATTATCATGCGGGCTGGTGAAGCACTATATATCTCCTTCAACAACTTGCCCAAGCCACTATGTAGGTGTCATTTTGGGAGAACCATCATCTGCACTTTATCCTGCTTATGCTGGGGATGTTTCAAGGTTTGTGTGGAACTTTTTAGCAGATAAGACATCAATCTCATTGAGAAATGTAGGCTCTTCGTGCGCAAAAGCTTGCAGTGGTGTTGGTGAATTGTGCATTAGAGGAGAGGCTGATGGCAAAGGTGTCTGCGTTATCTCAACCACCAG GTATGTTCCTGCATATTCAACTCGTTTGAAGTATGAATCGGGCAGCTGGATAGTGCTACCCAACAATTCCTCAGATAACATGGATGTTGATGATCCAGTTTGGACTGAAAGTAATTGGGACATAATAAAGGTCAGGATGTACAGAGTCCAAAATTCATCCTACGATTACCTAATTTTGCTGTTGGGTATCATTGTGACACTTTTGGCTTACATTTTAATAGAGATAGCTAAAAGTGTCATTAGAAAGGCTTTGAAACAGGAGTGA